A single Candoia aspera isolate rCanAsp1 chromosome 9, rCanAsp1.hap2, whole genome shotgun sequence DNA region contains:
- the POU2AF1 gene encoding POU domain class 2-associating factor 1, translating to MHWQKSSAPEQPLPPRPYQGVRVKEPVKELLKRKRGSVQNAKGAPEGMAVFFPHQSLPTYSPTGQVYSDSEFITPSLPLMDEGAVYSGWLAQPSPATLQPLTQWTTSPDYVSHETVSSPYTGDMFVQPVCPSYTLVGTSSVLTYTSQPLITNFAARSASTPAVMPHLDVIDQQAPLSYFPWTQPIPTLPASSLQYQPASTALPAPQFVPFPIPGADPLPQALEETRKEMGPLTLEKLLQDETNDTYDLNNSLPVEGL from the exons ATGCACTGGCAAAAAT cTTCTGCACCTGAGCAGCCCCTGCCGCCCCGCCCTTACCAAGGGGTCCGGGTTAAAGAGCCAGTGAAAGAATTACTGAAGAGGAAACGTGGCAGCGTTCAAAATGCCAAGGGAGCTCCTGAAGGCATGGCG GTGTTTTTCCCCCACCAGTCGCTTCCAACCTATTCACCCACTG GTCAAGTTTATTCTGATTCAGAGTTCATCACCCCTTCACTGCCACTGATGGATGAAGGAGCTGTCTATTCCGGGTGGCTGGCCCAGCCGTCCCCAGCCACTTTGCAGCCTTTGACCCAGTGGACGACTTCCCCAGATTACGTGTCTCACGAAACGGTCAGCTCTCCGTACACAGGGGACATGTTCGTTCAGCCAGTCTGCCCCAGTTACACCCTTGTGGGGACGTCATCAGTGCTGACCTATACATCCCAGCCACTGATCACAAACTTTGCG GCTAGATCTGCCTCAACTCCTGCTGTGATGCCTCATCTGGACGTGATTGACCAGCAAGCTCCTCTGAGTTACTTCCCATGGACTCAGCCCATCCCAACTTTACCAGCATCTTCCCTGCAGTACCAGCCAGCTTCGACggccctccctgccccccagtttgttccctttcccattcCGGGAGCTGATCCACTCCCCCAAGCCCTGGAGGAAACCAGGAAGGAGATGGGCCCTCTGACGCTTGAGAAACTTCTTCAAGATGAAACAAATGACACGTATGATTTGAACAACAGCCTGCCAGTTGAAGGACTGTAG